The following nucleotide sequence is from Amblyraja radiata isolate CabotCenter1 chromosome 22, sAmbRad1.1.pri, whole genome shotgun sequence.
GTATCTTGAACATTCATTCTGAAACCACTGGTGGTTGTACCATCAGCTGCCTGGGACCAAAACTCTTTTTCTCATGCTAGTAAATGTTCTTTAAGCATGTCTTTGATTGAGCTTTTGGTCGCCGATCCTAATTCCTGCTTTTGTCCTCTTACTTTTCCATTCCTCTTGTTACCTGACACTCTTTTGTCTGCTTGTCTACTTTTGTCCTCTTTTGCCACccatctccttttcatctctaacctttgtccacccatctacaAATCGAAATCCTCCTCACTTGTATCTCCATATCTCTTATCAGGCTCTATCCTGCCCCCACCACTCCTTTAGCTTTTCCcccactactacaatcagtctgaagaatggtcccaacccaaaatatttcctatccacatcctccagacatgatacctgacccactgagttactccagcactttgtgttccacgcaagattccagcatctgcagttccttgtgtctttaatTTATGTTTGTGTGGCTCAGTGTTGCATTTGTTTGCATCATCTTACTATACTAAAGCAGACAAATCAAAACAGGTTGACATGCTTATGTTTAATTTTGTGAACAGTGTTACACTGAGTGTTAACAGAGCGGCAATAAGTCGTGATGATCAGAGATCATAGGTTTAGAAGTAAAACCCATGTTCCTTGTTAGCTTTTTATCCTGAAGgcctctcttggtcatgcagtATAATCCCTCAAAGCATTTGTATTTTTTATGCCCTCATCTTCGTGCTCTCTAACATGGACAGCATCTCAGCGCATCTGTTTATGCTTCTTACAACCCCATCCCATCCACCGATGCACCCATTCCATTTGATGGTATTGGTTTGTGGTGCATCAGCAACTCGGGCTGCTTTTCGCACGTATTCAGTACCCTGGTTATTAATGACCAGATGTGTGACCCTCTAGTCTGTGGCTACAGCCACTCCAACCAGAACTAGGAACCCAGGAATCCCTTGTATTAGTTGCTGCTGTCCTCTGGATATCTCGTGTTCTGGATATGTTTCATTTGTAAATTTACATTAAGAAAAATGACAAACTATTCTGTGGCTGTTACACATCGTGAATttaatgtgtttttttatttttgaaaCAGACCATTGTGATGAATGATTGCATAATCCGTGGAGACCTGGCAAATGTGAGAGTTGGACGACACTGTGTCATCAAGAGCCGAAGTGTCATAAGGCCACCTTTTAAGAAATTCAGCAAAGGGTGAGGCTGTTGCATTGTACAATCCAGAGCTTACTTTATCCATCTTTTCCCTCATCGTCCAGAAATTTCTGAATCGAATTTTGCAGAAGATGGCCTTTTATTATTCAAAGTTTCTGTTGTATATTATATTTGCAAAGATTCTGGTATGATCAGCTATGAGTATGAACCCAGGCTTTTATAATGATGGTCATTGGCAAACTAGCAGCAGGCAAAGATTGGATGTACTCTCCTCCATACATTTTGAGTAGTCTGCTAtaatgtaattttatttttactATTAATAGTTCAAATAACAGAGCAGGGTTTGTGGTACAATTCAAAATAATTTAGTTAGAACAGTGTAGCATCAGAGTTTATAGAAAGACAGGTGCTATACAGTTTAATGTATTGTGATTATTTACCTTGCAATTATATTAATGAGCACGAGGAAGACATATAAATGACCAAAGCAATAAGATTAGACCCTTATGATCTACTGTTTGAGCTTTTCATGCCGTTTCCCAGTCCACTTTTGTCAAATTTGAGCTTGTATCATTGTAAATATTTTTTTatggttcaatggcactttattctCACATGTTCCTAGatatagtgaaattccttttttgcattaCAATTCCTCATTATTTCTGGATTTTTATTCTGTCCTAGAGTGAAGCTATATTAGGCTTATATACCGCTTCCATCAGTGACTTGCCTTTCTTATCCATCCAAATTGATTGTACATCTTGAGCTTCTCATCATTTGTGAGAGTTGCTATACCCTTTTTTTTTGTCTGTCCTTTCTAATTGTCCTGCTTTGGTCACCATGCAACCACATCTCTTAATGGCTTCCAGAAAAAAGCCCATTTATTTCTATTAATGCTGCTATTGATCTATCTTGGAAAAAAATGCTGCAAACATTCAGATGAAGACCTTTTTCTTTTCTGTCTTTTATTTGTTGGTACACTCCATTGTGTGCCCCTACTTTATGCATTGTGGAGATTATTACCCTGAACTATTCATAACTCTCtttttctctttgtttcctgcatacCCCTTCACATGAACCTCTTATCTTCTATACTTGGTATTTCTCTCTCCTCTGATTCCACCCCGGTGCCAAATTCGAATAACCATCCTCACAGCATCAGTGGGTGGAATGGGCCTTGTTTTCAGCATTGTAAGGACCCAGGGCTGGTAGAAGGTCTGATGATTGAAATAGTTTGCAGCTAATTAAGATGGTGCTAATTAAGATGGAGGAGGCAAGCTATTGTCCGATGGTTTGTAGGGTATTAGGTATAAGAAAGTGTTTCTTTATTTTGTATTAACTTACCTGTTAATGAATTGTAACTTCTTTGCATTGCAGAGTTGCCTTTTTCCCACTGCACATTGGTGACCATGTGTTCATTGAGGAAGACTGTGTGGTAAACGCTGCCCAGATTGGATCTTATGTTCACATAGGAAAGAACTGTGTGATTGTAAGTACAGCACCTCTTAATCACTGAGCAGTGTGTAATTGCAAGGCACACTCTTTGTATGTAGTTTAAAGTAGGAGGCAGGAACTTTCAATGGGGAGTCCAGTGACCTTTTGAGAATTGGAAATGCAAAGTGTGTTGGGGATGGCTGAAAGCGTTGCAATTGGAGGCAAGGATTATCTGTTTCTAGAGGATTGTAGGGAATGAAGGTATGGGTATTTGTGGGATTGGCAagttgtattgtgtacagttccagTAGCTGTGCCATAAATGGCCATTTCATCCCGATTCGTAGTAATCTGCTTGATTGGTACTTCTTCATGTTTATTCCCTTCTCCACCAGTGCACAGTTGGCAGtggttagaagaacaaatattgaCCAACACAGCAGGgagaatttctatgttctatgtattgtCATGTGATTGTTTGCATCTTGGGCAGATTGGCCTTCAGTTTACTATTTCATCTTGACTGGAGCCCTCTTTTGGCACTGTATCAGCCCTCTTACCAGGAGTGAAAGTAACTGAAATATGTTTAACTTGCCCTTTCATTGACCTATGCACATTCATCCCCAGATCCTCTTGTACCTCTTTTAGAAATTTTCAAATAATAATAACCAAATAATAACCATTGCATTTCTCAGCATTAAAGTTCATTTGCAATATATCCAATCATACGACAGGCTGTCAGTTTCTCCATGAACTTGCTATCATATATACTGAAAACTAGTGGGCCCAATACAAAGTCTTAAGATTCATCAGATTGCACTCTGGCTCTGTTTTTTTTGGTGTGGGTTGATTTTTTGGAGTCCTTCCAtttgtgcagttgcacatgtaaTCTTTTTGTATTTAATTCCTTACATTGCAGTACAAATTCAGAAATAATCGGGGTTCATAAGAAAGCTACACAATAATCATAGGTGACTTTAGCCATCATGTAGAAAAACAGGTGTGTATTTTTCTGCTGTTTATCTCTTTATAGGGTCGGAGGTGTGTTCTGAAAGATTGCTGCAAGATTCTGGATAATACTGTCCTTCCTCCAGAAACCGTGGTCCCTCCTTTCACTGTCTTCTCTGGCTGCCCAGGTAATTGTGAGAGTTGAGCATAGTCACCAGAGGCCAATGTTATAATTTGTTAAAGGGGAGAAGGGTGACGACCATGCTCCTACAGTTATAGCTAAGTTGTGTGATTGCACCGTTTTAATCATGTTGCACTCCCACTGTTCCATTGAAGAGAGAGGCAGGTACAGAAGCAAGTACTGTTGCAGGAAGTTCCTAACTCCCAACAGTCATTGGATTGTGCAAGTTCTGATTTTCACAGCTGAATCAGCCGTTTTCAGAATcttcaaaaaaaaatcataatcttTGTGCTTTAGTTTGACTGTAagacaggggttcccaacctttttcatcccgttctcccctggcaactttaatagcacataacaatgttatttcacttatttatgaacaactaatgatgaacagataccgaccggtataccagaaccaaacacagtcaatgaatgagaaaaaatatgtacaaacccagaatcaacaaatttaccccttgggtaggcaaaatttacctcccaggttgggaaccctcggTGTAAGAGATCTGTATATATTGGGGCATACCATTGGTGGATTGCCTCTGTCCATTCTGTTTCTGATGTCCAACATGCAATCCTTGATTTTCGAATAAGTTAACAAAGAAGAGGGATGGGGAAAGAGAGTGAAAGCTTTAAGCTGCTGCATTCACCCTGAGCCAGGAGACCTTTTGTATTGATGTGGTGATTTACATGTTGCCTGTCACCTAAACCTTGCTGGTTCCATTTGGTCTTGGGTTTTTCTTCTCTTGTTACTGAAGAGTATAAACAATATGTAGTTCCCCTGGTTAACTTAAGTCTCTTCCTTTCAAGGTTTTATACTGGGCCTTTGCAGCTCTGCATTAAAAGTCATGGCAGGGGCGATGTGTTGGGTATTTGAGCAAAATATCTAGATTGGTGTTGACAATGTGGTTCAGAGGGAGCGCTGGACTGATAGTCTTTTAGATATGGTGCTAAAACGCAGCCATGTGAACATTATAGATTATATGGAGTGCTcaaaagttcataaattataggagcagaattgggtcatttggcccatcaagtgtactccgctactcaatcatggctggtctatctttccctcgtcacccattctcctgccttctccccataactgctgacatctgtactaatcaagaatctgtcaatcaccgccttaaaaatatccattgtcttggtcTGCACAGtcttgtgtggcaatgaattccacagtttcaccaccctttgactaaagaaattcctcctcatttttctaatggtacatccttttattttgaggctatggccactggtcctagactctcccactagtggaaacatcgtctccaaatccactatgcaggcctttcacttatccaccttcagactaCCTGATCTGCATCATTCATCATCCCAGCTTAATTATCTGGTCCTGATTACATTGCTTATTGTGAATTGACAGCTGTTTCCGATGTTGTAACTATCTGTACTCGTATTGGGATTTTCTGAGGTGGTTaactttttatttcattttatctcTGAAAGGAATGTAATCCCTtatgggggaggtgaagggacattgAGTTTTTGTTTTTGGATTTTCTGACAGGTCTTTTTACTGGTGAACTCCCAGAGTGCACACAGGAGCTCATGATTGATGTTACAAAAAGTTACTACCAGAAGTTTCTGCCGCTTTCTCAGATTTGAGATGGGCCTTTTCTCTACAGCACCATGAAGACAGGTATGTTAAGGCAGGGTGAATTAgggggtgtgttgggggggggggggggggggaggaactctCTGCATTCATACAACAAGAACTCTGGTGGGTGTCAGCAAGCCCATAAATGCTTAATATATAATCCCAGGGTTCAGTAAAGCCCTTCTTGTTTCTCTCCATCCTCCTTTATGACTG
It contains:
- the dctn5 gene encoding dynactin subunit 5; translated protein: MELCEILYNKAEYIETASGNKVSRQSVLCGSQNIVLNGKTIVMNDCIIRGDLANVRVGRHCVIKSRSVIRPPFKKFSKGVAFFPLHIGDHVFIEEDCVVNAAQIGSYVHIGKNCVIGRRCVLKDCCKILDNTVLPPETVVPPFTVFSGCPGLFTGELPECTQELMIDVTKSYYQKFLPLSQI